The following are from one region of the Acidobacteriota bacterium genome:
- a CDS encoding trypsin-like peptidase domain-containing protein, translating to MKRSSTGHIVSSWLLMMLTMLFAGLPAWAQESGLALDERKTVEVFRRASKGVVHISAQASMTSPFEKHTVDSSTGTGFSIDSDGRILTAFHVIKDKDQITVVLGNRHEYAARLLGTAPQLDIAVLQVDAPKDELFPLALGNSGSLEVGQKVMAIGNAVGLHNSLTVGVISALQRSMGDTAVELEDALIQTDAAINPGNSGGPLLNSAGEVIGINDAIIERAQNIGFAIPIDLARSVIPDLIEMGHPYRPVLGFSGSEITPSLAKLFGLPVEKGFLIEEVLPNSPGAEAGLRAGGRIVMVGQKPYVLGGDIIVGIDGEVFSVASQIAKSLLRSQPGQELRLQVYRQGRTLDVSVPLLKMQMQF from the coding sequence ATGAAGCGGTCAAGCACAGGTCACATTGTCTCTTCCTGGTTGCTCATGATGCTGACAATGTTATTCGCGGGATTGCCCGCGTGGGCTCAGGAATCCGGGTTAGCTCTCGATGAGCGCAAAACGGTCGAGGTCTTCCGCCGAGCAAGCAAGGGTGTGGTTCACATCAGTGCCCAAGCCTCCATGACCTCCCCTTTTGAGAAGCACACAGTCGACAGTTCGACGGGCACAGGATTCTCGATCGATAGCGACGGCCGCATCTTGACAGCTTTTCATGTCATTAAGGACAAGGATCAAATCACGGTCGTCCTTGGCAACCGCCACGAGTATGCAGCGCGGCTATTAGGAACTGCACCACAGTTGGATATCGCGGTGCTCCAGGTTGATGCACCCAAGGATGAGTTATTTCCCTTAGCGTTGGGTAATTCCGGATCTTTGGAAGTCGGGCAGAAAGTGATGGCGATCGGTAATGCCGTCGGGTTACACAACTCCCTGACTGTGGGGGTGATCAGCGCGTTGCAGCGGAGTATGGGCGACACGGCAGTCGAGTTGGAAGACGCGCTCATTCAGACCGATGCCGCCATCAATCCAGGCAATAGTGGCGGGCCATTGCTGAATTCGGCAGGCGAAGTGATCGGCATTAACGACGCCATCATCGAAAGAGCGCAAAACATAGGCTTCGCCATTCCGATTGACTTGGCTCGCAGCGTCATTCCCGATCTGATCGAAATGGGGCATCCCTATCGTCCGGTGCTCGGCTTCAGCGGAAGCGAGATCACACCGAGCTTGGCCAAATTGTTCGGACTGCCTGTAGAGAAAGGATTCCTGATCGAGGAAGTTCTACCCAATTCTCCTGGTGCAGAGGCGGGTCTACGAGCTGGCGGCCGCATCGTGATGGTGGGCCAGAAGCCTTATGTGCTGGGCGGAGACATCATCGTTGGCATAGACGGTGAGGTCTTCAGCGTGGCTTCGCAGATCGCCAAGAGTTTGCTGCGATCTCAGCCCGGTCAGGAACTGCGTCTTCAAGTGTACCGCCAGGGCCGCACTCTGGACGTTTCGGTACCTCTTCTAAAGATGCAAATGCAGTTTTGA
- a CDS encoding TolC family protein, with protein sequence MMRKVLSLVVGCLLVAFAYGQQTPVPMTVQSPSTETPTQTAQPPSADLDGLIREALQKNPGVQSAQRQVEALRHRVPQARTLPDPTVSVGWAGNITPFSVQNGDSSSNRAITASQGIPYPGKLKLRGEIADREAEAAQWDYEAARRKLVADVKSAYYDYFAASKAVGITQKNKDLLQKLSSIAEARYRVGKGVQQDVLRSQVEISLLQQRQTVFEQQQRTAQVRLNTLLLRDPEAPLPSPASFEPAKLAHSLDELYTLAREQDTGLQREQRMIERNQYAVNLAQKDYRPDFNVGYMYQQRPDMKDMHGFTVTANIPIYYRTKQREAVREQTEQLASSQRSKENRQTELSFAVKQQYLLAKSSEQLLELYSQAIVPQSSLALESSMASYQVGAVDFLTILTNFTVVLDYEVSYYRELANYQMALANLEPLVGVELTK encoded by the coding sequence ATGATGAGGAAAGTACTATCGCTGGTTGTTGGCTGCCTTTTGGTTGCCTTTGCGTACGGGCAACAGACACCAGTCCCGATGACTGTGCAGTCGCCCTCCACTGAAACGCCGACACAGACTGCGCAGCCGCCATCTGCCGATCTCGACGGCTTGATCCGTGAAGCCTTGCAGAAGAACCCCGGAGTTCAGAGCGCGCAGCGGCAAGTGGAAGCACTAAGGCACCGCGTGCCCCAGGCAAGGACGCTACCGGACCCCACGGTTTCGGTTGGCTGGGCAGGGAACATCACGCCCTTCAGCGTGCAGAATGGAGATTCATCCAGCAATCGGGCGATCACCGCCAGCCAGGGGATACCTTACCCCGGCAAGCTCAAATTACGCGGCGAGATTGCTGATCGTGAAGCCGAAGCAGCCCAGTGGGATTACGAGGCGGCCCGGCGCAAGCTAGTCGCCGATGTGAAGTCGGCTTACTACGACTACTTTGCCGCTTCCAAGGCGGTTGGGATCACACAGAAAAACAAAGATTTGCTGCAAAAACTGTCAAGCATTGCCGAAGCACGCTATCGCGTCGGCAAAGGTGTCCAGCAGGATGTTCTAAGGTCGCAAGTAGAAATATCACTTCTCCAGCAGCGACAGACCGTTTTCGAGCAGCAGCAGAGAACCGCTCAAGTCAGGTTGAATACGCTTCTGCTCCGTGATCCGGAGGCGCCGTTGCCTTCGCCGGCGTCGTTCGAGCCTGCCAAGCTCGCACACTCACTCGATGAACTCTACACTTTAGCCCGTGAACAAGACACGGGATTGCAGCGCGAACAACGAATGATCGAACGCAACCAGTATGCGGTCAATCTGGCCCAAAAGGACTATCGACCTGATTTTAACGTGGGCTACATGTACCAGCAGCGGCCGGACATGAAGGATATGCACGGGTTCACCGTGACAGCAAACATTCCGATTTATTACCGGACCAAACAGCGGGAAGCTGTTCGGGAGCAAACCGAGCAACTCGCCAGTTCGCAGCGGAGCAAGGAAAATCGGCAAACGGAATTGTCCTTCGCGGTCAAACAGCAGTACCTGTTGGCGAAATCGTCAGAGCAGTTGCTGGAGCTCTACTCGCAGGCAATTGTGCCGCAGTCCTCGCTGGCCCTGGAGTCCTCGATGGCTTCCTATCAGGTAGGCGCGGTCGATTTCCTCACCATTCTCACGAACTTCACGGTCGTACTGGACTACGAAGTGAGCTATTACCGCGAGTTGGCCAATTACCAGATGGCCCTGGCGAACCTAGAGCCGCTGGTCGGCGTGGAGCTAACGAAATGA
- a CDS encoding ABC transporter permease: MRISTLAFANLNRRKGKAMFLTVGIAIGVGTIVALLSLSNSIQEEIGAQLDRFGANIVIVPESNSLALDYGGVSVPGVTFDEHELSNEDIEKIRQIPYHKRLSVIAPKVLSAAEVEGQQVLLAGVDFKNELKLRQWWRITGRNPETEGDVLVGYEVARALSIVKPTEQSPQKGAEMGEHHSAEEQIQFKVVKGSLQIAGQPHSVAGVIGATGGPEDRMIFGELLHVQKLVNKVGQLNVIEVSALCKGCPVEDIVGQIRDKLPHAKVSAVQQAVKARTEMVARLSRFSAAVAVVVLIIGALMIFTTMMGSVVERTKEIGVLRAIGFRRTHIIKGLILEVATISAAGGFFGWAAGLAASWVVLPYFSETGVGRELNPTLLLAALFGAMLIGTLSSIYPAVRAARLDPSEAVRYI, translated from the coding sequence ATGCGAATAAGCACGCTGGCTTTCGCCAATCTGAACCGACGCAAAGGCAAGGCCATGTTCCTGACCGTGGGCATTGCCATTGGCGTCGGCACCATTGTAGCGCTGTTGAGTTTGAGCAACTCCATCCAGGAAGAGATCGGGGCACAGTTGGACCGCTTCGGGGCGAATATCGTGATTGTGCCGGAATCGAACAGCCTGGCCTTGGACTATGGCGGGGTCTCTGTTCCGGGCGTCACCTTCGACGAGCATGAGCTGAGCAATGAAGATATCGAGAAGATCCGGCAGATTCCCTATCACAAACGTCTGAGTGTCATCGCTCCGAAGGTCTTGAGCGCAGCGGAAGTCGAGGGCCAGCAGGTACTCCTGGCAGGCGTCGACTTCAAGAATGAGCTCAAGCTGAGGCAATGGTGGCGCATCACGGGAAGAAACCCGGAGACGGAAGGAGACGTGCTCGTCGGCTACGAGGTGGCGCGGGCGCTCTCGATTGTCAAGCCCACGGAACAATCTCCTCAGAAAGGCGCCGAGATGGGCGAGCACCACTCCGCGGAAGAACAAATCCAGTTCAAGGTCGTCAAGGGAAGCCTGCAAATTGCTGGGCAGCCGCACAGCGTGGCAGGTGTGATTGGGGCCACGGGTGGACCGGAAGACCGGATGATTTTCGGGGAACTCCTGCACGTTCAGAAGCTGGTGAACAAGGTTGGCCAGCTGAATGTGATCGAGGTCAGCGCTTTGTGCAAAGGCTGTCCGGTCGAGGACATCGTCGGGCAGATTCGCGACAAACTTCCCCACGCCAAGGTCTCGGCCGTACAGCAGGCGGTGAAGGCGCGGACAGAGATGGTAGCGCGGCTTTCACGCTTTTCGGCAGCTGTCGCGGTTGTGGTTCTGATCATCGGAGCTTTGATGATCTTTACGACCATGATGGGTTCCGTCGTCGAGCGCACCAAGGAGATCGGCGTGCTGCGAGCAATTGGTTTTCGCCGGACTCACATCATCAAAGGCCTCATCCTGGAAGTGGCAACGATCAGCGCTGCCGGGGGCTTCTTTGGCTGGGCGGCAGGTCTGGCGGCAAGCTGGGTGGTCCTTCCCTATTTCAGTGAGACCGGGGTTGGGCGTGAGCTGAACCCAACCCTGCTGCTCGCGGCATTGTTCGGAGCCATGCTGATTGGCACGCTGAGCAGCATCTACCCGGCGGTTCGGGCAGCAAGGCTCGATCCGTCCGAGGCAGTGCGCTACATCTGA
- a CDS encoding DUF2318 domain-containing protein: protein MTHRSNDRRTEKRERFAHGHAGPRIKPNHILGVLGTLVVLAFIYLAFAGTNKSSAVTAVKPVPAGDSSSGQIQIPLTEVSTGDPKFYEYKASNQKTVRFFVIKSSDGVYRAAADACVVCFREKMGYHQQGNDMVCNKCRKHFPSALVNEVTGGCNPDGIPRTIQGDKLLIATSELEARAELF from the coding sequence ATGACTCATAGATCCAACGACAGACGCACAGAAAAGAGAGAACGATTTGCACACGGCCACGCTGGGCCGCGAATCAAGCCCAATCACATACTTGGCGTACTCGGCACACTCGTGGTTCTAGCGTTCATCTACCTGGCGTTTGCTGGCACGAATAAATCGAGCGCGGTCACCGCAGTGAAACCGGTTCCGGCAGGCGACTCATCGTCTGGCCAGATCCAGATCCCACTCACCGAAGTCAGCACCGGCGACCCAAAGTTCTACGAATACAAGGCGTCGAACCAGAAGACCGTTCGCTTCTTCGTGATCAAGAGTTCCGATGGTGTGTACCGGGCCGCAGCCGACGCCTGCGTCGTTTGCTTTCGGGAAAAGATGGGTTATCACCAACAGGGCAACGACATGGTCTGCAACAAGTGCCGCAAACACTTTCCGTCCGCTTTGGTCAACGAGGTCACAGGAGGCTGCAATCCGGACGGGATCCCGCGAACGATTCAGGGAGACAAGCTGCTGATCGCCACTAGCGAGTTGGAGGCCCGTGCCGAATTGTTCTAA
- a CDS encoding nitrous oxide reductase accessory protein NosL, translating into MAKRAWIATAVLVVLAGLVAAGYRLMANREETFCGFCHRSIHANTKVIAEIDGRRRTVCCARCAVSEAYQEKKPLRLIAVTDYVSGNSLNPEQAYFVDGSRKVLCAHDETMVDQSKHMQQMTYDRCFPGTYAFAHRDDAEAFVRENGGTVMQLQKLLQGVSAQ; encoded by the coding sequence ATGGCGAAACGCGCATGGATTGCGACAGCGGTATTAGTAGTGCTGGCAGGGCTTGTAGCCGCCGGTTATCGCTTGATGGCCAACCGCGAAGAAACGTTTTGTGGATTCTGCCACCGTTCGATTCACGCGAATACCAAGGTAATCGCTGAAATCGACGGGCGGCGCCGCACGGTTTGCTGCGCGCGTTGCGCGGTCAGTGAGGCCTACCAGGAGAAGAAGCCGTTACGTCTGATCGCAGTCACCGATTACGTCTCGGGCAACAGCCTCAACCCCGAACAGGCCTACTTCGTCGACGGCAGCCGCAAGGTGCTCTGCGCTCACGACGAAACGATGGTCGATCAGAGTAAGCACATGCAACAGATGACTTACGACCGTTGTTTTCCCGGGACCTACGCCTTTGCTCATCGAGACGATGCAGAAGCATTTGTACGAGAGAACGGTGGGACAGTTATGCAATTGCAGAAGCTACTCCAGGGAGTCAGTGCCCAATGA
- a CDS encoding efflux RND transporter periplasmic adaptor subunit — protein sequence MKEQRTMIRKFATYFALILAVVIVFGILFRGRIGTWLQDDKAMASRTVDKQTSTLPERTVLYYYDAMNSKNHYDKPGKAPDGMDLVPKYADESNASPSSGSMANMPGMASTPGTDKSTPPGERKVLYYYDAMNPTFQSSKPGTATDGMPLVPRYADEEEATANMPVGTVKLSQGKQQLIGVQTATVQRESLFRTVRAVAQLTADETKLAHVHVKVNGWIEQVYVDYVGKLVKKGDPLFTVYSPDLVATEQEYLIARRGKQYLGDSSFPEASRGAESLLSSTRERLRLWDISDQQIKELDETGKITRTLTFYSPVTGFVMDRKAFPQTAITPDMDLYVIADLSTIWANAQIYEYEVPYVHVGQMAQMELSYYPGKKYNGRVTYILPTLDPQTRTVKVRLEFANPNFDLKPDMYSEVNLKIDYGTQVVVPQSAVLDSGERQTVFVALPDGYFEPREIKIGVKLDDKIAVLSGLRAGETIVTSGNFLIDSESRLKSAMGGMKH from the coding sequence ATGAAGGAGCAAAGAACCATGATTCGCAAGTTTGCAACGTATTTCGCACTGATCCTGGCGGTGGTAATCGTTTTCGGCATTCTGTTTCGTGGTCGCATCGGCACTTGGCTCCAGGACGACAAGGCGATGGCGTCCCGAACTGTCGACAAGCAGACGAGCACACTTCCGGAACGCACGGTTCTCTACTACTACGACGCCATGAACTCGAAGAACCACTATGACAAGCCAGGCAAGGCGCCGGACGGGATGGACCTGGTGCCGAAATATGCAGACGAGAGCAATGCTTCGCCCAGTAGCGGCAGCATGGCCAACATGCCGGGCATGGCCAGCACGCCAGGGACAGATAAGTCCACCCCGCCGGGAGAGCGCAAGGTTCTCTATTACTACGACGCCATGAACCCGACTTTCCAGTCGTCCAAGCCGGGCACCGCTACCGACGGTATGCCGCTGGTTCCCAGGTACGCCGATGAGGAAGAAGCGACGGCGAACATGCCGGTTGGCACCGTGAAACTGTCCCAAGGAAAGCAGCAGCTGATCGGTGTCCAGACGGCGACCGTGCAGCGTGAGTCGTTGTTCCGCACGGTTCGCGCCGTGGCGCAGTTGACCGCTGACGAAACCAAGTTGGCACACGTCCACGTGAAGGTCAACGGCTGGATTGAGCAGGTATATGTCGATTACGTAGGGAAGCTGGTCAAGAAGGGAGATCCACTATTTACGGTCTACAGTCCGGATCTCGTCGCTACCGAGCAGGAATACCTGATAGCTCGTCGTGGCAAACAGTACCTCGGGGATTCAAGCTTTCCGGAGGCCTCTCGGGGGGCAGAGTCGCTGTTGAGTTCCACCCGCGAGCGCCTCCGCCTGTGGGACATCAGCGACCAGCAAATCAAGGAACTCGATGAGACTGGGAAAATCACCCGAACGCTAACTTTCTATTCCCCAGTCACGGGCTTCGTGATGGATCGCAAAGCATTTCCCCAAACTGCGATTACGCCAGACATGGATCTCTATGTGATCGCCGATCTTTCCACTATTTGGGCCAACGCCCAGATTTACGAATACGAAGTGCCGTACGTCCACGTAGGTCAGATGGCGCAAATGGAGCTGAGCTACTATCCGGGCAAGAAATACAACGGACGTGTGACCTACATTCTTCCCACGTTGGATCCTCAAACCCGCACGGTCAAAGTACGGCTTGAATTTGCAAATCCTAATTTCGATTTGAAACCTGACATGTACTCAGAGGTCAATCTGAAGATCGACTACGGCACCCAGGTGGTTGTGCCGCAGAGCGCAGTGCTCGATTCCGGCGAGCGGCAGACCGTCTTCGTCGCCCTGCCAGACGGATACTTCGAGCCGCGCGAGATCAAAATCGGCGTGAAACTGGACGACAAGATAGCAGTGCTCTCCGGCCTGCGAGCGGGGGAAACCATCGTCACATCCGGCAATTTCCTGATCGACTCGGAGAGCCGGCTGAAAAGTGCCATGGGCGGAATGAAGCACTAA
- a CDS encoding lytic transglycosylase domain-containing protein: MPKPCSAVACPALLKRLAGAAIFLLLTSAWGWAQESVSRTSAASVDEAFLTFHQVMSVTATDLLASAQRPTEAVRPQLEASLSSDPEFVSALRPEGKTGQNIQLQKAVQRVQGLRPVLEPILREEGVPQQMAAVVLVESGGQSTALSPKGARGLWQFMPVTARRYGLVVTAALDERLDPYKSTRAAARYLRDLHTQFGNWPLALAAYNAGEDTVQRAVDRTSTRDFSSIARAGMLPLETRSYVPAVLNAIGFLAGKGIDLTPAMGQSAGRAVVYTRAEMEN; encoded by the coding sequence ATGCCTAAGCCGTGTTCTGCTGTTGCCTGCCCTGCGCTATTGAAGAGGTTGGCTGGCGCCGCTATCTTCCTGCTCCTCACATCCGCATGGGGCTGGGCGCAGGAATCCGTTTCCCGGACATCAGCCGCTTCGGTTGACGAAGCCTTTTTGACTTTTCACCAGGTGATGAGCGTCACGGCAACCGACCTCCTTGCCAGCGCTCAGCGCCCAACCGAAGCAGTGCGCCCGCAGCTCGAGGCGTCGCTAAGTTCAGACCCTGAGTTCGTTTCGGCACTACGCCCAGAAGGAAAGACAGGACAGAACATTCAATTACAGAAGGCAGTCCAACGAGTGCAAGGGCTACGGCCGGTGCTGGAACCGATTCTGAGAGAAGAAGGAGTTCCTCAGCAAATGGCGGCGGTTGTCTTGGTGGAAAGCGGTGGGCAAAGCACCGCTCTATCTCCCAAAGGGGCGCGCGGTCTCTGGCAATTCATGCCGGTTACCGCACGTCGCTACGGCCTGGTCGTGACAGCCGCTCTGGACGAGCGACTCGATCCTTATAAATCAACTCGTGCGGCGGCGCGTTATTTGCGTGACCTACATACCCAGTTCGGCAACTGGCCTCTGGCTTTGGCGGCCTATAACGCAGGCGAGGACACCGTCCAGCGTGCGGTCGACCGTACCTCGACGCGTGACTTCAGTTCGATTGCCCGCGCGGGCATGCTGCCTCTTGAAACACGCAGCTATGTGCCTGCGGTGCTGAACGCGATTGGCTTCCTGGCAGGCAAGGGAATAGACCTCACACCGGCTATGGGGCAATCTGCAGGTCGTGCGGTGGTTTACACGCGAGCCGAAATGGAGAACTAA
- a CDS encoding efflux RND transporter permease subunit, which produces MINRIIDACARNKFLVFLFTGVAAMIGWYSLSNTKLDAIPDLSDTQVIIYSRWDRSPDIMEDQVTYPIVSSLLGLPKVKDIRGFSDFGYSYVYVIFEEGTDLYWARSRTLEYLSAILPRLPQGVQTELAKDYTSVGWIYEYALVDKTGKYSLADMKTFQDWYLRYALQAVPGVAEVAPLGGFVRQYQVNVDPNKLLGYKIPINKVVDAIKGSNNDIGARLVEFTGREYMVRGRGYIKSLKDIEKSVVGYNPATGTPVLVRDLATVTLGPELRRGVAELDGEGEVVGAIVIMRFGENAQKVIERVKAKLEEMKVSLPPGLEIVPTYDRSELIDRSIENLKGTLIEELIIVSLVIVIFLWHLPSAMVPIITIPLALLFSFIPMHALGLTANIMSLGGLAIAIGAMVDASIVVVEQTHKKLEHWQAEGRPGDYKDVIIGAIKEVGGPSFFALLVIAVSFLPVFTLEAQEGRLFKPLAFTKNFSMAIAAILAVTLVPPILLLFIRLKKFEFRPAWLAKVTNAIVVGEIHNEENHPISRPLMKIYHPVIEFVLEHRWKTIAAAIIAMAVTIPVYFRLGSEFMPPLDEGVLLYMPTTLPGMSITEASRILQMQDKVLRSFPEVDRVFGKAGRAETATDPAPFSMMETVVVLKSQTEWPKKKRWYSSWAPEWTQKALRRAWPDHKNTQELIYGTGGLNEAMQFPGISNAWTMPIKARNDMLTTGVRTPLGIKILGSDLGKIQEIGENIEMALKGIPGTTSIFAERTAGGYFLDFDLNRDQLARYGITVGDAEDVLMSAIGGENVTTTVEGRERYPVNVRYLRDYRSDLSAMQRVLVATPDGTQVPLTQLADIRTLTGPSMIRDENGRLSGYVYVDVSGRDIGGYVQDAKKAVLANVKLPAGYQLVWSGQYEFMQRVRERLKIVIPITLFIVFLLLYFNTGSIVKTFIILLAVPFSAIGAIWLLYLLGYNMSIAVWVGLIALLGVDAETAVFMLLYLDIAYHDAQKKGLMRNWDDLREAIVQGAVKRLRPKIMTVACMLFALLPILWSVGSGADVMKRIAAPLVGGILISFLMELVVYPPIFAIWKWNFEVKPGLKAQPALASGETNA; this is translated from the coding sequence ATGATAAATCGAATCATAGATGCCTGTGCTCGTAATAAGTTCCTGGTCTTCCTCTTCACCGGCGTAGCAGCGATGATCGGGTGGTATTCCCTGAGCAACACCAAACTGGATGCGATCCCCGATTTGTCGGACACGCAGGTCATCATCTACAGCAGATGGGACCGCAGCCCCGACATCATGGAGGACCAAGTCACCTATCCCATCGTTTCCTCGCTGCTGGGACTGCCGAAAGTGAAAGACATCCGTGGCTTCTCTGACTTCGGTTACTCGTATGTGTATGTGATCTTCGAGGAGGGCACCGACCTCTATTGGGCGCGTTCCCGCACCCTGGAGTACCTTAGCGCCATTCTGCCGCGACTGCCGCAAGGCGTACAGACGGAGTTGGCGAAAGACTACACCTCCGTTGGTTGGATCTACGAGTATGCGCTCGTCGACAAGACGGGTAAATACAGCCTGGCGGACATGAAGACTTTTCAGGACTGGTATTTGCGCTATGCCCTGCAGGCCGTTCCGGGCGTGGCTGAAGTGGCGCCTTTGGGCGGCTTCGTCCGCCAATACCAGGTTAACGTCGATCCCAACAAGCTCTTGGGTTACAAGATCCCGATCAACAAAGTTGTGGACGCCATAAAGGGCAGCAACAACGATATCGGCGCACGGCTGGTCGAATTCACCGGCAGGGAATACATGGTCCGAGGCCGGGGCTATATCAAGTCGCTCAAAGACATCGAGAAATCGGTAGTGGGATACAACCCGGCTACCGGAACGCCCGTGCTCGTGCGGGACTTGGCGACAGTTACCCTCGGCCCGGAGTTGCGTCGGGGAGTCGCGGAACTGGACGGAGAGGGAGAGGTAGTCGGGGCGATAGTAATTATGAGATTCGGCGAGAACGCCCAGAAGGTCATTGAACGGGTGAAGGCGAAGCTGGAGGAGATGAAGGTTAGTCTGCCGCCAGGTCTGGAGATTGTTCCCACTTACGACCGTTCTGAGCTGATCGATCGCTCCATCGAGAACCTGAAGGGCACGTTAATCGAGGAACTTATCATTGTGAGCTTGGTCATCGTGATATTCCTCTGGCACCTTCCAAGTGCCATGGTCCCCATCATCACGATTCCTCTGGCTCTCCTATTCTCGTTTATTCCCATGCATGCTTTGGGTTTGACTGCGAACATCATGTCGCTGGGGGGGCTGGCGATTGCCATTGGTGCCATGGTCGACGCATCAATCGTGGTGGTGGAACAAACCCACAAAAAGCTGGAACACTGGCAAGCTGAAGGACGACCTGGCGACTACAAAGACGTAATCATCGGCGCCATCAAGGAAGTCGGAGGCCCAAGTTTCTTTGCCTTGCTGGTAATCGCGGTTTCTTTTCTGCCGGTATTCACCTTGGAAGCGCAAGAAGGGCGGCTCTTTAAGCCCCTGGCTTTCACCAAGAATTTTTCCATGGCAATCGCCGCAATTCTGGCGGTTACCCTGGTGCCTCCTATCTTGCTGCTATTCATCCGGCTGAAGAAATTCGAGTTTCGGCCGGCTTGGCTGGCAAAAGTGACCAACGCGATAGTGGTGGGCGAGATCCACAACGAGGAAAACCACCCCATCAGCCGGCCGTTGATGAAGATTTATCACCCCGTCATCGAGTTTGTGCTCGAGCACAGGTGGAAGACGATCGCGGCTGCAATCATCGCGATGGCGGTCACCATCCCAGTGTATTTCCGTCTGGGGTCTGAGTTCATGCCTCCACTCGATGAAGGTGTTCTCCTCTACATGCCCACGACGCTGCCGGGCATGTCGATTACCGAAGCCAGCCGGATTCTCCAAATGCAAGACAAAGTTCTCCGGAGCTTCCCAGAGGTAGACCGAGTATTTGGAAAGGCTGGACGGGCCGAGACCGCGACCGACCCGGCTCCTTTCTCCATGATGGAGACAGTGGTGGTCCTCAAATCCCAGACGGAATGGCCCAAGAAGAAGCGCTGGTATTCAAGCTGGGCACCAGAGTGGACGCAGAAGGCCTTGCGGCGCGCGTGGCCGGATCACAAAAACACTCAGGAACTCATTTACGGAACGGGCGGCCTAAACGAAGCCATGCAGTTCCCCGGTATCTCGAACGCTTGGACCATGCCGATCAAGGCCCGCAACGACATGCTTACGACCGGCGTCCGAACTCCTCTCGGCATCAAGATTCTCGGCTCCGATCTAGGCAAGATCCAGGAGATTGGGGAAAACATCGAGATGGCGCTGAAGGGCATACCGGGAACCACCAGCATTTTCGCAGAGCGTACAGCAGGTGGGTATTTCCTGGACTTTGATCTGAACCGGGACCAGCTTGCCCGTTACGGAATCACCGTTGGCGATGCCGAAGACGTGCTCATGTCGGCAATCGGCGGCGAAAACGTGACCACCACCGTAGAAGGGCGCGAACGATATCCGGTCAACGTTCGCTACCTGCGCGACTACCGCAGTGATCTTAGCGCCATGCAGCGTGTTCTGGTTGCCACGCCGGATGGCACCCAGGTCCCGCTGACCCAACTGGCTGACATCCGTACTCTCACCGGTCCCAGCATGATCCGGGACGAAAATGGCCGGCTGAGCGGATATGTGTATGTGGATGTGTCTGGGCGAGATATCGGAGGTTACGTACAAGATGCCAAGAAAGCAGTTCTGGCGAATGTGAAGCTTCCAGCGGGCTACCAGCTCGTCTGGAGCGGACAGTACGAGTTCATGCAGCGCGTCCGGGAGCGGCTCAAAATCGTGATCCCGATCACTCTCTTCATCGTGTTCCTGCTGCTCTACTTCAACACCGGCTCGATCGTGAAGACTTTCATCATTCTCCTGGCAGTTCCGTTCTCCGCGATTGGAGCCATCTGGCTGCTGTACCTGCTCGGATACAACATGAGCATTGCCGTTTGGGTGGGCTTGATCGCGTTGCTCGGTGTGGACGCCGAGACAGCGGTGTTTATGTTGCTCTATTTGGACATCGCCTACCATGACGCGCAAAAGAAAGGGCTGATGCGGAACTGGGATGATTTGCGCGAGGCCATTGTGCAGGGTGCGGTCAAGCGGCTGCGCCCCAAGATCATGACTGTGGCGTGCATGCTATTTGCTCTGCTGCCGATCCTGTGGTCCGTGGGAAGCGGAGCCGACGTGATGAAGCGTATTGCGGCGCCGCTCGTGGGCGGAATCTTGATCTCCTTCTTGATGGAACTTGTGGTTTATCCACCCATCTTTGCCATCTGGAAGTGGAACTTCGAGGTGAAGCCCGGGCTGAAGGCACAACCGGCGTTGGCGAGTGGAGAAACCAATGCCTAA